In Silene latifolia isolate original U9 population chromosome X, ASM4854445v1, whole genome shotgun sequence, the following proteins share a genomic window:
- the LOC141622442 gene encoding UDP-glucose 6-dehydrogenase 1, whose amino-acid sequence MVKICCIGAGYVGGPTMAVIALKCPSVEVVVVDISVSRINAWNSDQLPIYEPGLDDVVKQCRGKNLFFSTEVHKHVADADIVFVSVNTPTKTQGLGAGKAADLTYWESAARMIADVSKSDKIVVEKSTVPVKTAEAIEKILTHNTKGINYQILSNPEFLAEGTAIDDLFKPDRVLIGGRETPEGQKAIQALKAIYAQWVPEDRILTTNLWSAELSKLAANAFLAQRISSVNAMSALCEATGADVTQVSYAVGKDTRIGAKFLNASVGFGGSCFQKDILNLVYICECNGLPEVAEYWKQVIKINDYQKTRFVNRVVASMFNSVSNKKIAVLGFAFKKDTGDTRETPAIDVCKGLLDDKARLSIYDPQVTEDQIQRDLIMKKFDWDHPIHLQPLSPTTVKQVSVVWDAYEATKDAHALCILTEWDEFKKLDYKRVFDNMQKPAFVFDGRNVVNADELREIGFIVYSIGKPLDPWLKDMPAVA is encoded by the coding sequence ATGGTGAAGATCTGTTGTATAGGAGCTGGATATGTAGGGGGGCCCACTATGGCGGTCATAGCGCTGAAATGCCCATCAGTTGAAGTGGTAGTTGTTGATATCTCTGTGTCCCGGATCAATGCCTGGAACAGCGACCAGCTCCCGATATATGAGCCTGGCTTGGATGACGTAGTCAAACAATGTCGTGGCAAGAACCTGTTTTTCAGCACTGAGGTTCACAAACATGTAGCTGATGCTGACATTGTTTTCGTCTCGGTCAACACTCCTACAAAGACTCAGGGTCTTGGTGCCGGGAAAGCTGCTGATCTGACCTACTGGGAGAGTGCAGCCCGAATGATTGCTGATGTGTCGAAGTCTGACAAAATTGTCGTTGAGAAGTCAACGGTCCCTGTGAAAACAGCTGAAGCAATCGAAAAGATTTTGACCCACAACACCAAAGGGATCAATTACCAGATTTTATCAAACCCTGAGTTTCTCGCCGAGGGTACTGCCATTGATGACCTGTTCAAGCCTGACAGAGTCCTAATTGGTGGCCGAGAAACCCCCGAAGGTCAGAAGGCAATCCAAGCATTGAAGGCCATTTATGCTCAATGGGTTCCTGAGGATCGGATTTTAACCACCAATCTCTGGTCTGCTGAGCTTTCTAAGCTTGCTGCTAACGCCTTCTTGGCACAAAGGATTTCGTCGGTCAATGCCATGTCAGCACTCTGTGAGGCTACTGGAGCTGATGTTACCCAAGTCTCATATGCTGTTGGTAAAGACACTAGAATTGGGGCAAAATTTTTGAATGCtagtgtcgggtttggtgggtcCTGCTTCCAGAAAGACATTCTCAACCTGGTTTACATTTGTGAGTGTAACGGCCTTCCTGAGGTGGCTGAGTACTGGAAACAGGTCATCAAGATCAATGATTACCAGAAAACCCGCTTTGTGAACCGGGTTGTTGCTTCTATGTTCAACTCCGTTTCAAACAAGAAGATTGCTGTGCTTGGATTTGCATTCAAGAAAGACACCGGTGATACTAGGGAAACACCGGCTATTGACGTGTGCAAGGGATTGCTTGATGACAAAGCAAGGTTGAGCATCTACGATCCTCAAGTGACCGAGGACCAAATCCAGCGTGACTTGATCATGAAGAAGTTTGATTGGGACCACCCAATCCACCTGCAGCCATTGAGCCCCACCACGGTGAAACAAGTGAGCGTTGTTTGGGATGCCTATGAAGCAACAAAAGACGCTCATGCCCTTTGCATTTTGACCGAGTGGGATGAATTCAAGAAACTCGACTACAAGAGGGTCTTTGACAACATGCAGAAGCCTGCCTTCGTGTTTGATGGGAGGAATGTTGTGAATGCTGACGAGCTTAGAGAAATTGGATTCATCGTTTACTCGATAGGTAAGCCACTAGACCCATGGCTTAAGGACATGCCCGCCGTGGCTTAG
- the LOC141622443 gene encoding uncharacterized protein LOC141622443: MAFHHHLKNHPYFHLNHQSTTSQPPPPQQPPQQPSHCSSSSSDPFVIATIVSQILQSQTPLNYSINPANPTSISTNQTNPFNHSHHFLTSLVHRIDNLESSLLHLSSNNLNPCLSKKTGSFFVKDAAARVIQSHFRVFLVRRSRVLRQIKVLANVKSNLIRIKSKFSDHGFVDFDYLSHSAMDLLTLVDSIQGEDQMIRDSKKSVTREIVQFLELIDGVCVKRHQVMTRKIKATKLVRNDKARSGHDSRGYSERAGGSKGRNVDNEKKLIANLRERVERIGKMSRALEADEVADDEIEHIGHGNGGNFDHVRTKYGLNNGVNLNKSASLSDGKKRVCYVEDGKTIRVYNVDGDNIIGARDMEEIEESTKAREEEEEEDDDEVEAQSDGQQSTQSSEDVTSSKSYEVDGSHNDDKDFTFPAQEPLKGGPRAEFSTRKPGVKIAGL; encoded by the exons ATGGCATTCCACCACCACCTTAAGAACCACCCATACTTCCACCTAAACCACCAGTCAACCACCagtcaaccaccaccaccacaacaaccaccacagcaaccatcgcactgttcttcatcatcttctgatCCCTTTGTTATTGCAACGATAGTCTCTCAAATCCTCCAATCTCAAACTCCTCTTAATTACTCCATTAATCCAGCTAATCCCACCTCCATTTCCACTAATCAAACCAACCCTTTTAATCATTCTCACCATTTTCTCACTTCTCTTGTTCATCGTATTGATAATCTTGAATCTTCACTTCTTCATTTATCGTCGAATAATTTGAATCCTTGTTTGTCTAAAAAGACTGGTTCTTTTTTTGTTAAAGATGCTGCTGCTAGAGTTATTCAATCACATTTTAGAGTTTTTCTTGTTCGTAGATCTAGGGTTCTTAGGCAAATTAAGGTTCTTGCTAATGTTAAATCGAATTTAATCAGGATTAAATCTAAGTTTTCTGATCAtggttttgttgattttgattatcTTTCTCATAGTGCTATGGATTTGCTTACCTTGGTTGATTCTATTCAg GGTGAGGATCAGATGATTAGGGATAGTAAGAAATCGGTAACCCGGGAGATTGTTCAGTTTTTGGAATTGATTGATGGGGTCTGTGTGAAAAGGCATCAAGTGATGACCAGGAAAATCAAGGCTACGAAGTTGGTGAGGAATGATAAGGCTAGAAGTGGTCATGATAGTAGGGGGTATTCCGAGCGTGCTGGGGGATCTAAAGGCCGGAATGTGGATAATGAAAAGAAACTAATTGCGAACTTGAGGGAGAGGGTTGAGAGGATCGGTAAGATGTCTAGGGCACTCGAGGCAGATGAGGTCGCAGATGATGAAATTGAGCACATTGGTCATGGGAATGGTGGTAATTTTGATCATGTTAGAACCAAATATGGCCTTAATAATGGGGTAAATTTAAATAAGAGTGCATCACTCTCGGATGGAAAAAAACGTGTTTGCTATGTTGAGGATGGGAAAACGATTAGGGTTTATAATGTTGATGGGGACAATATAATTGGTGCTCGAGATATGGAGGAAATCGAAGAGTCTACCAAGGCtagggaagaagaagaggaagaagacgacGACGAAGTGGAAGCTCAGAGCGATGGGCAACAATCAACACAAAGTAGTGAAGATGTGACGAGTAGTAAGAGCTATGAAGTCGATGGAAGTCACAACGATGACAAGGATTTCACCTTTCCCGCCCAGGAACCTTTGAAGGGGGGACCGAGAGCTGAATTTTCAACGAGGAAACCTGGTGTGAAAATTGCTGGATTGTAA